The Paenibacillus yonginensis genome segment GTCCCCATAATGCATGAGCGAAATCATGGCTTTAATAGGTTCCGGGAACGACTTCAGCTCCTCCAGCGTAGTATGCACCGCTCCCTGACCAGTCAGCTGGCATTCGTGGAAGATTCGGCGCACGCCGCGTTCGTTCACGAGCTTATAGACCAGGTCCGGCTGAAAGGTCATGTCCGCGCTGTAGAAGACGTCGCCGTTCAGCAGCAGGGAATAGCTGTTCTTGCCCGGCATGTGAGGCGTCCGGAAGATTTCGACGGTGAGGCCTTTGAACAGCTCGTAGGTTTGTCCTTCCTTCAGCGGGCGAACGTCGAAGAAAGCATCCAGACTATCCACGCCTTCCTCGCCCATGGCGCCTTTCAGCGTGTTCTCCCAAAGCGGCTTGACCAGCGTCTCAGCAATATACAGAACTGGACGTTTCTGGTAGATGAATTTGCACTGAAAGCCGAATTCCTCAAGTCCTCCAACGTGATCGCCGTGAATGTGCGTAATGAGGCAGGCATCAATATCGCCAAAATTTTTACCGAGCTGGTAAAGGGAGGCGGGCGCTGTAATGCCGCAGTCGATCATCAAGGTGAAATCATCGCCGAGCAGCAGGGCGTTGTTATTATAGTTTTTCTTGGCGAAAGCACTTCCCGTGCCCAGCATTTGCAGCTGTAATCCCATAATAGAGTCCTCCTTGGAATGTGAGTCCTTTGTCTAACCCGAATAGTATCATAAAAAAGGGACCGGCCAAAGAGGGGGAACCGCGGTTCCCCCTCTTTGGCCTGGAAATGGATTATTTGTTCCTTTGCTGTTCGCCCGACAGGAAATTGGAGATGCGCTTTAGCTTCTGCGGACTTACGATCAAATACAGGCTTTGGATCTGCGTCTGATCCTGGCTGAGGGCCAGGCATAACACCGCCGAAACCTGGTCCTGCTCCCGAAAGATAAGCTGAAGCTCCCCGTTTACCGGAAGGCATACAGCTTCTGCTTTCCGCAGAGTGCTAAAGATACGCGGGGAGCTTAGCAGCGCCAGCACACCCTTGCGGCCTTTCATTGGGCGAAGCACGGTATGGACGGAGTCGCCGCCATCTGAAATAAAGACCGGCTGCTCGGCAAGCAGCGCCAGCAAAGACCGGGTGTCGTGGGCCATAAAAGCTTTTGTGAAGCGTTCCAGCAATTGCCGTCTATCCAAGTCCTCCCCGGGCGGAAAAGCATAATGGTTTTCCGGAAGGAGCCCGCCTGCGGGCAGATTTTTACGGGCGCGACTGTAGACCTGCCGGCAGTTGCTCTCCGTCTTGCCAAGCATTTCTGCAATTTCTTTATAGGAGTACCTGAAGGCCTCGCGAAGTATAAAGATCGCACGCTCCAGCGGGTTTAACCGTTCGAGCAGGACAAGAAAAGCGTACGAAATCATGTCCTTCTGCTCTGCTACAGCCTCCGGGGCAACCGGGGTGCTCCCGTGCGAGAGTTCGGAGTGGGGGAGGGAGGCAGCCGCCGAACCGGCATAGCTGAAGGATATATCACCACCGGAGCCGGGAAGGGGTTCCGGGAGCCATTCTCCCACATAGGTTTCCCGCTGCTTGCGAGCGCTGTTCAGCAGGTTCAGGCAACGGTTTACCGTCATTTTGGCGATATAAGATTTGGGGTTTTGAATTTCCTCCCTGGGTTTCTGCTGCAGCTCTATAAAGCAGTCCTGGATTATGTCTTCCGCGTCCTCCATCGTCCCCAGCATGCGGTAAGAGATGGATAAAGCGTATCTTCGGTAGCCGTAATACCAGTCTTCCAGAGGGACCCCCGGCGGGCTGCCCGTTTCTTGAACTCTATGCGATGAGTGCGCTTCCTGTTTGTTGCCAGGCAATGAAGCGGCCTCCCCTCAGTGTCAGTGTGCTCCGAAACAACCCGGATACATGCCGGTGGAAATAGCGATCCGGTTCCAGTTGTTTATAGTATTGATCGCCATAATC includes the following:
- a CDS encoding MBL fold metallo-hydrolase → MGLQLQMLGTGSAFAKKNYNNNALLLGDDFTLMIDCGITAPASLYQLGKNFGDIDACLITHIHGDHVGGLEEFGFQCKFIYQKRPVLYIAETLVKPLWENTLKGAMGEEGVDSLDAFFDVRPLKEGQTYELFKGLTVEIFRTPHMPGKNSYSLLLNGDVFYSADMTFQPDLVYKLVNERGVRRIFHECQLTGQGAVHTTLEELKSFPEPIKAMISLMHYGDEFDQFEGKTDGMDFLKQHKIYDI
- a CDS encoding sigma-70 family RNA polymerase sigma factor, with product MEDWYYGYRRYALSISYRMLGTMEDAEDIIQDCFIELQQKPREEIQNPKSYIAKMTVNRCLNLLNSARKQRETYVGEWLPEPLPGSGGDISFSYAGSAAASLPHSELSHGSTPVAPEAVAEQKDMISYAFLVLLERLNPLERAIFILREAFRYSYKEIAEMLGKTESNCRQVYSRARKNLPAGGLLPENHYAFPPGEDLDRRQLLERFTKAFMAHDTRSLLALLAEQPVFISDGGDSVHTVLRPMKGRKGVLALLSSPRIFSTLRKAEAVCLPVNGELQLIFREQDQVSAVLCLALSQDQTQIQSLYLIVSPQKLKRISNFLSGEQQRNK